GCCAATCCTGGCAAAACAATAAAGGTGATCTTATGAAAAGTTTAAATCTGTAGTGCCAAAATTCGATTTCCTGAAGTTGTAACTCATTGATTTTACACAACTTAATTTTTTGAGTCATGAACTTAGGAGAAGGTAAAGGATGGCGTAATATCTTATGTTGATATTGGACATATTATCCATAAAGATGGTCTTCAATCCGGGATTGAAGCAATTACGGCTGCTATTGATAAACACTCTGCTTCTCTTGTAGCTATTGATTCCTTTAAGGCAATTAATGAATTAGCTGACTCTATCTCTGCCTTCCGTCAATTTGCCTATATGTTATGTGTAGAGTTAATCGCCTGGCGTTGCACTTCATTTTTAGTCGGTGAATATAATCAAGCCGCTTTAGAAAAAGAACCTATATTTGCTATTGCTGACAGTATCATATTTATGGATAATAAAATTCAAGGGGCACAAAGCCACAGAACTTTTCAAATAGCCAAGATGCGTGGTGTGAACTATTTTGATGGTATTCATTCACTTAATATCTCTAAAAAAGGTATTAATGTTTTTCCTCGAGCTAAAACACCACCTCAACTATCTTTTGAGCATCTGGGAGAAAGAAAAATATCGACGGGCGTTCTGGGGTTAGATAAGATGACTTCCGCAGGATTACCACTTGGCTCATCTACATTAATTGCGGGTGGTGCTGGCACGGGTAAGACTACCTTATCACTCCATTTTCTTATGGCTGGTTTAAAGAATAAAGAGCCCTCTGTGATGGTTACTTATCAGGAGACTCCTGACCAATTGGAAATTATAGGCAGAAGTTTTGGCTGGGATTTGAAAAAATATGAAGAAGAAGGGCTGCTAAAAATTATCTATACATCTCCAGTAGAGTTAGATATAGATGAACATACCCTTGTTATTAAAAAAGCAGTTGAAGAAGCTAAAGTTAAAAGGATAGTGGTTGACAACCTGAGAGATATTGAGATTGTAGCTAATAACCAGGTTCGTTACCATAATTTTGTCTATTCATTGGTTAATTTCTTTAAGTCTAAAACGATTACTTCGATATTGACTACCGAGACAGAAGACTTATTTGGTGTGCCAAAACTATCCAGTGGTATCTCCTTCATTGCTGATAATGTAATTTTGCTAAATTATATAGATGTAACCTCTGTTATCAAGAGAGCTATGACTGTTTTAAAGGTAAGAGGTAGTGACCATGCGAAGGAGATAAAAGAATTTGTGATTACCTCTGCCGGGATGGAAGTAAAAATCTAAGAAGATTTACTGTTTCTACGCCGTTCCCGACGCTCCTGAATGTGAAATACTAAAAGAAAAATGCTTCCAACAATAGCAAAACTGAAAAGTACTAAAGTTGCTGCTTCCATTGAATTATTCCTCCTTATCCGTAGGGGGTTAAAATTCTAAGAAGATTTAGCATTTCTCCGCCGTTCCCGACGCTCCTGAATGTGAAATACTAAAAGAAATACACCAGCAACAATAGAAAAACCAAAGAGAATTATACTTGCTGCTTCCATTGAATTATTCCTCCTTATCCTTTGGGATTAAAAAATAGGCAAATACAACTAAAAAAGTACTCGTAATTAACCCTGTAATGGCATAAATAGGTTTGAAAGTACCTGTTATAAGACTACCAATTACACCAACAGTTAGAATAAATTTTACTAAGTCAAAAAATAAATCAGCTAATTTTTCACGACGCTTGCGATTATACATAGTTTTTTCTCTTAT
This is a stretch of genomic DNA from bacterium. It encodes these proteins:
- a CDS encoding ATPase domain-containing protein, with translation MHKDGLQSGIEAITAAIDKHSASLVAIDSFKAINELADSISAFRQFAYMLCVELIAWRCTSFLVGEYNQAALEKEPIFAIADSIIFMDNKIQGAQSHRTFQIAKMRGVNYFDGIHSLNISKKGINVFPRAKTPPQLSFEHLGERKISTGVLGLDKMTSAGLPLGSSTLIAGGAGTGKTTLSLHFLMAGLKNKEPSVMVTYQETPDQLEIIGRSFGWDLKKYEEEGLLKIIYTSPVELDIDEHTLVIKKAVEEAKVKRIVVDNLRDIEIVANNQVRYHNFVYSLVNFFKSKTITSILTTETEDLFGVPKLSSGISFIADNVILLNYIDVTSVIKRAMTVLKVRGSDHAKEIKEFVITSAGMEVKI